From the Gemmatimonadota bacterium genome, the window GAGGGCTAAGGCGTGGTCGACCCGGGCCTTGAGTACCGGAGACGGTCGACCGTTGTACTGGGCTGCGCCCAGGACGACGATGGCATCGACCGGCCGTTGCTGGTCGTCGCGGCTGACCGTGTAGACCCAGGCAAAGGCCGCCGCGTAGGCCACCCCGATCGCCGTGCCGAGCCGGGCTACCACCCGCCTGAGCGGACGGATTACAGCAGAAATGATTCACCGAGGCGGGGGATGGTGACCTCGCCGACGCCGCACTCTTTGAGAATGATGGCCATGGCAGCTGCGGCCTCGGTCCGTTTACCCTGAAACAGGCCGGCGTCGAGCAAGACCTTGGCGCCGGCCGCCTCAACCAAGTGCATCGAGCCCGTCACTTCTCCAGCGGCTCCCCAGAATGTTACGCGGATACTCACGACGATCCCTTTCTAGCGGGTGCCAAACAGCCGATCGCCGGCGTCGCCCAAACCCGGGAGGATGTATCCCGATTGGTTGAGTTCTCGGTCGAGCCCCGCAGTATACACAGGCACTTCGGGATGGGCGGCCTCGAGGGCTCGAACCCCTTCCGGAGCGGCGACCAGACACAGAAACCGGATCCGGCCCGCTCCGGCTTCTTTGAGTTTGGCCACCGCCGCGATCGCCGACCCCCCGGTCGCCAACATCGGGTCGAGGAGGAAAAAATCGCGATCTCGGCCCTCGGGGATCTTGAAGTAGTAGCTGATCGGTTCCAAGGTTTCATGATCCCGGTAGAGCCCGATATGTCCGACCCGGGCCGACGGGATGAGGTGCAAGATCCCGTCCACCATCCCGAGTCCAGCGCGTAAAATGGGGACCAGGACGAGTTTCTTGCCGGCGACCCGGTTGGCCTCCATCCGTTCGAGGGGGGTCTCCACCTTGAAGCGCTCGGTCGGAAGATCGCGGGTGACCTCATAGGTCATCAGCATGGCGATTTCACCCAAGAGCTGACGAAAGTTCTTGGTGGCGGTGGCCTGGTCCCGCATGATCGCCAGCTTATGTTGAATCAGCGGGTGATCGAGGACAGTCAGGTTGGGATGGCTCGGGTGGACCATGGCAGGAATATGGGGCCACCCCGGACACGCGGCGAGGGGGCCCCTGGGCCCCGCCCGCCTCAACACATTGGGAGCGAACCATGAAAAGCGAGGTCGTGACCTTGGTACTGATGGCCGCTCTGACCAACCACACCTAGGCCCAGCCGAATCCATTCAAACTTCCCAAGTCGAACCTCAAAGCCCCGGTGACGTACCAGTTGACCGGCGATCAGAAAGGCACCTCGGAGACGGCCTTTGACGGCGGCCTCGATCAAGATGATGGGGAAGGAAACCAAGGCGTCAGACTGGACGATGATCACCGAAGACTCGATGTACACTGCCGATCTGAACAAGAAGGAGGGGTATGCCGGACCAAATCTGCTGCCCCACTACGCCAAGGCGTATGACGGACTCGACGGCAGCGGCAAGTCACGCTTCCATGCCAACATGAAGGAAATCGGGGCGCTAGTGTCGAAGGCCTTCAACATCAACTCGATCGGGTCGCTCGGGGACAAACTTGGGGAGCAGACGATTGCCGGTGAGGTTTGTGAGAACCACAGGTTCCTGAGTTTTGAGGTCTGCTCAATGAAGCGGGGCCCGCAAGTGTCCCTCAAGACCACCGGCGATCTGGTCTGCTTCCGGTTCGAACAGACCGCCACCTCAGTACCCCTCTCGGCACCGTCGAGTTCCGTCTGGGAAAAACCGGCCGGCATCGAGTTCAAGTCAATGCCGGGGCAAGACGCCGACTCGGCGGCTCGTGGCATGGTCGGGTACCTCGCCAGCCAACAGCTTTCGGATTCACTCGCGGCCGCCAAGGCCGAATTGGAGAAAGCCAAGGCTGAGGCGGCCGTGAGCGGTGAGCCGAAGGCGGGGGAGGCCCGTCCGATGACCGATGAGGAAAAGGCTCAAAGGAAGCAGGCCTGCGAAATGTTGAAGAACTTCGACATGAACAAAGCCCTGGCCGGTGCGTGGAAGGAAACGAAGAAGGCGCTCGGGAACGCGGCGGTCGACGCGGCCAAACAAGGTGCCACCAGCCGGCTGAAGGGCCTGATCAAGAAGCCGAAGATCCCCTGAGAGGGCCTGACTACCGCAGCACCGCCCGCACCGAATCGAGGGCTCCGTCATTGGCCGCCGGCCGGAGCCCCATCAGATGGGCTATCAACCCATAGACGTGAATGCTCTGGAACGGGGGGACGACCGTGCCGGTTCGGAACGCCGGGCCACTCGCGATGAACGTCGCCGCCATCGAGGCCAGGGCGTTGTCGTATCCGTGGTTGCCGAGGTCGGTCATGGGGCTGACCCGCCAGCGTTGCCGGGTGGAGATCGTCCACCCATCGTCGGCGAGGGCCAGGATTGGCGCGATGCGCCGATTGCTTTGAAATTGGAACCGAGCCGGAATTTCCTGGCGTCGATACACGCTGAGCTTGGGATGGGCATTGACCAAGCCCCGGAAGATCATCTCGGTGCGCCCTGGGCCGGGATCGATCGCGGTCGCGGGAGCGAGGTCGGCGATCTCTCCGGGTTCAATCGGAACGTAGTCATCGAGGTAGATCACTCGGTCCGGTGAGATGGCCGTCATGCCGTGGTCGGACACGACGATCAAGTTGGTTCTCTGGAGCTGCCCACGACTCTTGAGACTGTCGATCAAGCGGCCAATCGCGGCGTCCGTCTCACCAATGGCCGAATCAACGGCCGCCGACTCGGGCCCCCGCCGATGGCCGACCAAATCGACGCGATTGAAGTACAGTGTGACCAAATCGGGGGCCTGGCCTGGAGGGAGCGCAAGCCACTCCAGTACTTGATCAACCCGCGCGGCACTTGGGAGCCGGGGGTCGAAGACTCGCCAGTAGTTCGGCCGAATCCCTTGGATCGCCCCTTCCGACCCGACCCAGAACATGGTGGCCGCGCGGCGGCCTTGTTTGACGGCCGTCAGCCAGATCGGCTCGCCGCCCCACCAGCGAGGATCACGATTGCTGACCGTATCGGTGGTGGTGAAGCGCCCGATGTCCGGATCGGTCATCGAGTTGGCCACGATGCCGTGGTGCTCGGGGTAGAGGCCCGTGGCGATGGTGTAGTGATTTGGAAAGGTCTTGGTGGGAAAGGCCGGGATCAGTTGCTCCGCTCGAACGCCGGAGGCGGCCAACTCCCGGAGCCGAACTGCGGCCGGCCGATTGAGGTAATCAGGGCGAAAGCCATCGATCGAAATCAGGATCAACACCCGGCCTTCCGCCGGACTCGGCGGGGTCCGGGGAGGGGTGAAAGCAGAGCAGCCACCCATCACCAGGGCGAAGCCGAGTCCGGCGAGAGCTTTCATTCGGTCGGTATGGCGTTGTCGGTGAAGGAGTTACGTAAGATGGACGGGGGCTAGATCGGGCGCAACTTCGAGTCTATATTCCTCGCCCTCAAGGCTGGGTAGCTCAGTTGGTAGAGCAGCGGACTGAAAATCCGCGTGTCGGGGGTTCAATTCCCTCCCCAGCCACTTGTTTCACAACGACTTACGATGTCTATCGGGTCGATAAAAACTGACTACACAACGACTACACAAAAGGGGGAACGGATATCCGTTCCCCCTTTGCCTTACCCTCGAGAGTCGATGTAGTCAGTATTTCACTACACCAACACTGAGAACTCCCGATGTCGACTGACCCCAAAGAATATCAACTAATCGTGACGAAAGTCCTCGACGAACTGAGTGAGAGATTTTTCATCCACAAAAGATCCACCATCAACAAGTCTGACAATCTGGAAACGGGTTGGGGTGGAAGACGAAGAACCACCATCAACTCCACCTTCATCACGGAGAAACCAACTCGAGTAGAGATGGAACGTGAAGTGAATGGAATACTCGAAGACATTCTCTAGGATATTCGATGACTTACTGGTGGAATCTCTTTAAATGACCAAAGAACAAATCGCTGAAGCGCAAACGCTCTCGACTGCGTTCAAGCCGACGAAGAAGCCGTAGAATCACAATATCATCGCACCAAAGAGAAACGCCCCGACTCATCATCGGGGCGTTTCGTTTAAGAGTGCTTGTGGCTGCGTAGCTACTTCTTATCGTAGACCGTTATCGACTTTGTGGGTTTCCCCGCAGCATCGGTGCCCGTGCACGAGGATGTCATCGTCGTGCCACCAGCCGAAACCACTAAAACCCCGACTCGAATCGGCAGACGCCGCGGGCGAAGCAGCGAAGGGCACCCTAAGGCCAAGGGTCGGGTAAAAGACTCGGCCGAAACGACTGACCCGAACCGTTCTCGCGGGCATGGCGACCTCGCCGGCCTCAGTGGCCCTGTCAAAGGACCTGAAGAAGCGGGGATGGACCTTCGTGGGTCCGACGACGATGTACGCCTTCATGGAGGCGATGGGGCTCGTCAATGACCATCTGCACGGTTGTCATTGTCGCCCGGATGCCGCCGAGGCGCGGAATAGTCTGACCACCCCGGGCCGGCAACGTCTTGTGTAAAGCCATATTTGGCATCACGTTATGCAGCAGAGCCTCCGCCGAGGCTCTCGATCGATTAGATTGCAGGTGTCTTTTTCTCCTGGATCCATGACTACTTCAGACGTTACGGGCAGATGGCGGGAGTTGGTTGTCAAGTACCAACAGCCGATCAACCGGGCCGCGATCACCCAAATCTGCACCACAATGATTCCGCTGGTGATCGGGCTGGTCTTGATGACGCTCGCCATGAAGGTCCACTACGGGCTGGTGCTCTTACTGGCGATCCCGACGGGTGGTTTGCTGATCCGGACGTTCATCGTGATGCATGACTGCGGTCACGGATCGTACTTCAGCTCACGGCGGTGGAATGATATCGTCGGTTTCATCACCGGGGTCATGACGTTTACGCCCTACATCCAATGGCGGCGCGACCACGCGATCCATCACGCCACGTCGGGCAACCTCGACAAGCGGGGCTGGGGCGATGTCGCCACTCTCACCATCACTGAGTACATGGCCCTGTCTCCCATGGGGCGGTTTAAGTACCGGATCTACCGAAATTCGTTTTTCCTGCTGGTATTCGGACCGGTGTTCTTGGTTATCAAACATCGGTTTCCGACCCCCGGCCCGATGACGACGGCGAAGGAACGGTTTAATGTTCACGCGACCAACATCACCCTGGTCGCGGTCGCCGTCCTGCTCGGTTCCCTGGGGGCGCTCTACGAGGCCGCCGCCATCTACCTGCCGGCCTTCATGGTGGCCGGGTCGGCCGGCGTGTGGCTTTTCTACGTTCAGCATCAGTTTGAGGACGCCTATTGGAAGCCGGCTCAGGATTGGGATTATGCCACCTCGGCGCTCAAGGGTAGCTCGTATCTCAAACTGCCGAAAGTCATTCAGTGGTTTACTGGGAACATCGGGCTGCACCACGTGCATCACTTGAGCCCGCGAATCCCGAACTATCGTCTGCAGCAGTGTCACGACGAGCATCCCGAACTCCAAAACGTGCCGACCATCGGCTTCTGGCAGGGCATCCGGGCGCTTGGCCTCAAGCTCTACGATGAAGACGCCCGCCGGCTGATCGGATTTGGCGAACTTCGAAAGCGGCTTGCGAACCGCTAAAGTTCGGGAGTTGAAGCAGGGGCGGCCACCAGCCGCCCCTGCTTTTTTTCCGCCATCGCGGGGCTTTAGTTGACCGAGACTCTTTTTGCCGGCTTCGCGGTGACCCACCCGGGGCTTGAGCCGGTGTTGGCTTCCGAACTGATTCGTTTGGGTCTGGCGCCCGGGGAACCAGTGGCCGGTGGCTGCCCTTTCAACTCGTCGTTTGAACAGATCGTCTTGGCGAACCTCTGCCTCAGGACCGCCACCCGGGTGCTGGTGCGGGTCGCCAGTTTCCGAGCCCGCTCGTTCATTGAGTTGGAACGGCATGCCAAACGGGTCGATTGGCCCCGGTTCTTGGGACAGGGGGTGGCCGTCCATTTTCGGGTGACCAGCAAGAAATCAAAGTTGTTCCACGAGAAAGGCATCGCCGAACGACTGGCGAAGGCGGTGCTCGCCACGGGCGGAGGCGTCGACATTGCGGCCAGCCGGGCCGGGGCCGATCTCGAAGAACGCGACGTCGCGATTCCGACGACGATCCAGCGGTTCGTGGTCCGGTTTCACTATGACGAATGCACGATCAGCGCGGATACCTCAGGCCCGTTGTTGCACCGCCGGGGCTACCGCCACGCCTCCGCCAAGGCGCCGCTCCGCGAGACGCTCGCCGCCGGGCTACTACTCAGCAGCGGGTGGGATGGTTCGACGCCGCTGATCGATCCCATGTGCGGATCGGGAACGATCCCGATCGAAGCCGCGCTGATCGCCCGCCGCCTCGCACCAGGGCTCGCTAGGCGGTTTGCCTTCGAGCAATGGCCGGGCGTTGATCCGACGCTCATCGCCAAGATCCGATCTAAGGTCGCGTCGGTCGCGCTCGCGAAGAGTCCGGTTCCGCTGATCGGGAGCGATCGTGATGGCGGCGCGGTGGCGGCTTCACGGGCAAACGCGTTGGCTGCGGGAGTGGGTCCGGACGTGGAATGGCGACAGGGGGCGGTGTCGACACTGTCACCGCCGGACCCGCCAGGTTGGATCGTGATCAATCCTCCCTATGGCGCCCGGGTCGGCGACCGCACCAAACTCCGGGATCTTTACGCCCAGTTTGGGAATGTGCTGCGGCGCGTGTGCCCGGGTTGGCGGGTTGCCATGATCTCGGCCGACCGCATTCTCGAGGGCCATGTCGGGCTCCGATGGCGGAACATCGGGACGACCGACAACGGCGGCATTCCGGTTCACTTCCTTGCGGGCGAGGTCCCGGACGAATGACCGAGGCGTTGCCAATCGAGGGGGTCTTGCCGGCGCTGTTCCGAGCGCTCGACGGGTTCGGGGCTGCGGTGCTCGTGGCCGAGCCGGGTGCGGGCAAGACCACGGTCGTGCCGTGGCGACTCCTCGATGCCCCTTGGTTGGCCGGCAATCGAATCATCATGCTCGAACCGAGACGAGTCGCGGCTCGAGCCGCGGCCGCCCGCATTGCGTGGCACCTGAACGAACGAGTGGGGCAGACGGTCGGCTATCGGGTCCGATTCGACACCGTCGTCACCGCCCACACCAGAATCGAAGTCGTCACCGAGGGGGTTCTGACCCGGCTGTTGCAGAACGATCCTTCGCTCGAGGGGTACGGGATCGTAATCTTGGACGAATTTCACGAGCGGAGCCTTCCGGCCGATCTCGGCCTGGCGCTGGCGCTGCAATCAAGGGAAATCCTCCGGCCGGACCTCCGCCTCCTGGTGATGTCGGCGACCATCGACGCGCCGGCCGTGGCGGCGGTCCTCGGTGGCGCGCCGGTCATTGACGCACCAGGCCGGATCTACCCAATTGAGACCCGGTTTCGGCCGGCCAAGTCCGAGCAACGGCTCGAGGCCCACGTCGCGTCGGTGGTCCGGGAGGCCGTGGCGGAAGAAGACGGCGATGTCCTGGTGTTTCTTCCCGGGGTTGGCGAGATCAACCGGGTTCAGGCCTTTCTCATGGAAACGGGGCCGGCGGTGCCTGCGTCGGTCCTGCCGCTCCACGGGATGCTCAGTTCCGAACAGCAGGACGCCGTACTCGCCGAGCGGACTGGGCGCCGCATCATTCTGGCTACCTCGATTGCCGAAAGCAGTCTGACCGTGCCGGGGGTCAGGATCGTTGTCGATGGGGGCCAGATCCGCGCCCCGCGATTTTCTCCGAGAACCGGAATGTCCCGGTTAGAGACCAATCGGGTCACCCGGGCGTCGGCCGATCAGCGTCGGGGCCGGGCGGGGCGCACCGGGCCGGGCATCTGCTACCGGCTCTGGTCTGCCGGCGAAGATCTCGGTCTGTTGGCTCACCGGGTCCCCGAGATCCTCGGGTCGGACCTTGCCTCACTCGCGTTGGATCTGGCGGGGGCGGGTGTCGCGGATGCTCGGGACCTTCGGTGGCTGGATCCGCCGCCGGCGGCGGCGTTGGGCCAGGCCCGCGAGCTTCTGAGACTTCTCGACGCGATTGATGCGGAGGGTCGCCTGACCCCGATGGGACGAGCCATGACTCGACTGGCGTTACACCCGCGTCTGGCCCACATGGCGGTGCGAGCGAGCCAGGTTGGGCTCGGTGGCTTGGCGGCGGTGATGGCGGTCGTCCTGTCGGACCGGGACATTGCCCGCCGGACCCATCCCCATGAGATCCCCGATGTCGATCTCCGGCTCCGAATCGACGCGATCGCCTCGGAACGTCTCCCGCTTGGGTTCGATGTCGACTGGGGGGCTGTTGCCCGCGGCCGTCGCGAGGTCAAGGTATGGCGTGAACGGCTTGGTGTTCGGGAATCGGGTCGCCCGTCGGCCGAATCGGCGGGTCGCCTATTGGCCTGGGCCTACCCCGATCGGGTCGGGCAGGGACGGGCGGGCCAGTCCGGCAGGTTCCTGCTCCGCAACGGTCGAGGGGCGTCGATGCCGGCGACCCAACCATTGGCACGATCCGACTACGTTGTCGCGGCTGAACTGGATGATGCGGGGGTGGAAAGCCGGATTTCAATTGCCGCGCCGCTCGATGCCGAAACGTTCAAGGCACTCGTGGTGGCCGACGGCCGATTGGAGCAGGCGGTCGAATGGAACGGGAGCAGGCGCTCGGTGCGGGCGGTCGAGCGCCTGATGCTGGGCGCGCTGGTGATCGAGGAAAGGCCGGTGCGAGCCATTGACCCTGTGCTGGCCAGCTCCGCCGTGTTCGAAGGCGTGCGCCGGGATGGGATTGCCGTGTTACCATGGTCGGCGTCGGCGATCAAAGTGCGGCAGCGATTGGCCTGCCTGCATCAGGTGGATCCGGCCTGGCCCGATCAAAGTGACGAGTGTCTCCTGGCCGAGCTCGAGCATTGGTTGGGTCCCTCAGCGCACACCGGCGATGTGAGCCGAATCGACTGCGGCCAATTGCTCTTGGGGCGACTGGCGGCCGACCAGCGGAATCGTCTGGATCGGATGGCACCTGACCGGTATGAGGTGCCGACGGGATCGAAAATCGAGATCGACTACCGGGATCCGGCGGCGCCGGTGCTGGCGGTCAAACTCCAAGAGATGTTCGGTGAGACGACGACTCCGACGATCGCGGATGGACGATTGGCGGTCACCGTCCATCTCCTCTCGCCGGCCGGCCGCCCGCTTCAGGTCACGCGCGACCTCGCCGGATTCTGGCGAACCAGCTACTTCGACGTTCGCCGCGAGATGAAGGGCCGCTATCCGAAACACCCGTGGCCCGACAACCCACTCGAGGCCACTCCGACCCGCCGCACCAAGCGCAGGGCCTAGGCGGTCAGGACCCGGTAGTCGAGCGCGACGATGCCGGATTTCTCATAGACATGGGTCTTGGTGAGGGCAAGCTGTCCCCGGACGGCCCCTGAGGGGAGGAGCGGGATGCCGGCTCCCAGCAGAATTGGGACGACCGCCACTTCAACCGAATCGACGACTCCAACCCCCAGCAGACCCTGGAACAGCGATCCCCAGCCAAAGAGCCCAATGTCTTTACCGGGCTGCTGTTTCAAGGCATCGAACGCCGGTTTCGAGACGTCGTTCATGATCGTGACGTCAGGATGGTCGGCTTGGACCAGCGTCTTGGAAACCACAATCGATCGGATACCCGGCATGCCGACATTGCCGATTTGTCGGGCAACCTCGTAACTCTTCCGACCCATCAGCGCGGTGTCAAACGCGCTGAACATCACCCCGAAATCGATATCAGGGTCCATTGGAATCCAGTCGTACTCCCCCAGAGGTCCGGCGATGTAGCCGTCGAGGCTCATGGCCACAGAATAGCGAATGCATCGCATGGGGGCTCCTCGTCGATGGCTTCTGGCCGCCGTCAGGGTTTGGCGATGAACCGTCGAATCAGTCCGGACACCTGTTCGGGGTACTCGTGGACCACCCAATGGGTTCCTTCGGGGATTCGGTGAATCGTGAGGTCCGGAACGAACGCGTCGAGCCCGACCAAATTCTCGGTGAGGAGGGCCTCGTCCTGTTCGCCCCAGATGACCAGCGTCGGTACCCGCACGGAATAGTCGCCGAACGAGGCGCCCGTCACCAAGGTGTCTTGGGATCCGGGTGAAGGTGGCCCGATCCGCCTCGTCTTTAATGGCGTCGACACAGCCGATGGCGACATCCTCGACCGCGGTGGTCTTCAAGTTGTTTCGAGTCCGGAGGGCCCGAAGCGGGGTGGCTGCCAGTTCGACCGGTGCCACTTCATGAAGGGAACCATCGGGCTTCCCGCGGCCTCGCGGGGTCCGGAGCGAGATAGAAATCCACCGGGTGTTGGGTTTGGCTGATCGGCAGGGATTCGGGTAGTTTGATCGCCATGACCTCACCGCCTTTTCCCATCATCGGGATGGTGCTATTCCCGAACTTCACCCAATTGGATCTGACCGGGCCGTTTGAGATTTTCGGCCGGATTCCCAACGCCCGGGTCGTCGCGGTCGCGGCCGGGCTCGGGGCGGTGACCAGCGACACCGGCCTTCGCGTCCTGCCTGACGTTTCCTTCGCTGACGCGCCGGCATGTGACGTGATCTGTGTTCCGGGCGGCCCGGGAGTGAACCAGATGCTCGAGGATGATGCTTTGCTTGGATTTCTCCGGGCCCAGGGCGAGCACGCGCGGTACGTTACTTCGGTGTGCACCGGCTCGCTGCTCCTGGGGGCGGCTGGACTCCTGGGTGGCTATCGGGCCTCGACCCACTGGTTGTCGATGGACCTCCTGGCCCTGTTTGGTGCCGTCCCGGTTCGGGAGCGGGTGGTCATCGATCGGAACCGGATCACGGGTGGCGGTGTGACGGCCGGGATTGATTTCGGGTTGGTGGTCGCGGCGGCCATCGCCGGCGACGAGGTGGCTCAGCAGATCCAACTGATGCTGGAATACGATCCGGCTCCCCCATTCGACGCCGGGTCTCCGCTCCGGGCGCCGGCTGAAGTCGTTGCCGCGGTACGGCGCCAGGGAGCCCAGTATCTGGATGCCAGGACCGTTCTTGCCACCCGGGCGGCACTGCGACTGCCTCGCTAGGGAAGAAACCGGGTCCGGGTGGCCGGCGGCGGGACGGGGCAGGCGGGGTACCGGCCGAACACCCGGTAGCGCCAATACGCCACGACATCATAAAGGGAATCCCGAATTTCCCTGGGTATCAGGTATCCGATCAAGCCCACCCGCCAGAACCCGCCCAAGTAGCGGACGACCCGTAACACGGCCGTGGACCGAGCGGTGGCCGCCGGTCCTTCAATCAGGACCACCGAATCGATCCCGGCGAGCTCCGGGTGGCCGATGAGGCGAGCTTGGGCCGTTGGCCCCGCGAGCGGAGCGAATCGAAGAGACCCCTTGGGGTCGACCCTCAGCAAGAAGGAAACCCAGCCGTTGCAGAGCGCACAGTGGCCGTCGTAGAGGAGAATAGGTGCTTCGCTAGACGATGAGGCCAGCTTCGCGGAGCTCCTCTTCGAAATCCGGGGCCGGGTTCTTGGGCCGCCTGAAAAACCACCACTGCTCGGTCGGATCATGGCCGTTTTCGCGGGCGTTTTTTTCGCCCCGGACCGGGGCACATTCCACCGTCATGTCGATGAATTGCTCGTCGAGTGTCGCCAGTCGTTTGTCGGCCGCCGCCCGGTCCTCGGCGTCGGTCACCTCGAGGGCCCCGGCCAGGGTGTCGCGGAGGTCCATGTCGTTGAGATAATCGTCAAAGGCGAGGTTGTACCCTTCCTCGACGGCGGCCACCAGGCTTTCCCAGTGATCCAGGAGGCCCTTCAGGCCGCCTTTGACGACGCTTGGCGCACTGCCGCGCCGCCGCAGATACTGCCCCACTCGATCAGGCTGTTGAATCATCATTCTGGTCTCCGTCGCGCTGCTCGTCGAAAGTACGCCGCATCATCAACCGCGACACTATGCACGATCGGCGACAAATGGTCAACCGGTCTCCGGGTTTGGCGCTGGCCAGATTATCCTCGGAATTCGAACCGTACGCAAGTCAGCGGGGAGGTCCGATGGTTACTCGCGATGCCGCGGAGTTCGTGGAATACTGGCGGGGCGTTCGTCACCGGACCCGCCGGTTGGTGTTGCTGATTCCCGCCGACCGCCTCGAATGGGCTCCGGCCGCCGATCGATGGACCCTGGGCGATCTGGTTCGCCATCTTGCCGCCATCGAGCGGTGGATGTACGGCGAGAACGTCCAGGGTCGTCCGAGTCGGTATCCCGGCCCTGGTGAGGAACTGGCCACGGGCCTCGACGAAGTTCTTGGGTATCTCGATCGGATGCATGCGGAGTCTTGCGCCATCTTCGCGGGCCTCCCGCCCAAGCAACTCGCCGGCAAGTCGGTCACGCCGGCCGGCACCCCCATAACCACCTACAAATGGCTCCGGGCGATGGTGGAGCACGAAGCCCATCCTCGGGGTCAAGACCCCTCAGATATTCGGGCTGACGGAGGAAGAGGTCCGAGCCCGGTCCTCGAGCTTAGGAGCGTCGGCCCTCGTACCACCCTCGGAGTGACCTCGGGGTGTAGGGCGATTCCAGGGTTGCGCACTCGTCGGGGGTCAGCCGCAGCTCGACGGCCCGGGCCGCACTCTCGAGCTGTTCTAGCGTGGTGACGCCGACGATTGGGGCCGAGACGCCCGGGCGGGACAGGACCCAACTCAACGCCGTCTCCGCCGGCGAAACACCCCGGGCGGCGGCCACGGCGGCATTGGCGGCAATGATCGCCTGGTCGCCGGCATGGTCGTACAGCTGACCCGTGAGCTGGTCCGAACCGCCCCGCGCCGTCGTCGGTCCGGGGCTTGGTCCCCGAGCCAGGAGACCCCGGGCCAATGGGGACCACGGGATCATCCCGATCCCCTGGTCGAGGCAGAGTTGCACCATTTCCCGCTCTTCTTCCCGATAAAGCAGGTTGTAGTGATTCTGCATCGAGACGAATCGGGCCCACCCGCGCTGATCGGCGAGGGCGAGCG encodes:
- a CDS encoding DinB family protein → MHDRRQMVNRSPGLALARLSSEFEPYASQRGGPMVTRDAAEFVEYWRGVRHRTRRLVLLIPADRLEWAPAADRWTLGDLVRHLAAIERWMYGENVQGRPSRYPGPGEELATGLDEVLGYLDRMHAESCAIFAGLPPKQLAGKSVTPAGTPITTYKWLRAMVEHEAHPRGQDPSDIRADGGRGPSPVLELRSVGPRTTLGVTSGCRAIPGLRTRRGSAAARRPGPHSRAVLAW
- a CDS encoding DUF393 domain-containing protein, which translates into the protein MIRPSSGGFSGGPRTRPRISKRSSAKLASSSSEAPILLYDGHCALCNGWVSFLLRVDPKGSLRFAPLAGPTAQARLIGHPELAGIDSVVLIEGPAATARSTAVLRVVRYLGGFWRVGLIGYLIPREIRDSLYDVVAYWRYRVFGRYPACPVPPPATRTRFLP